TTAATGTCGCCCTTGAGATGGGCTTGGCCACCCACCTCGTGACTGATCAATCCACAGCTCACAGGCTATTGGAGCTTAATTAACATAAAACGCGTCACACTTAAGGAACATTTGTTAACTTTTCTATTGACATTGGTTCCGGGCGGGCTAGACTAACCCATGTACACACCCGAAGTTCACATGGAGGAGCACGTCAATGTCCGCCACCGACATTTCCACCCCGCACATCAACCCGCACGGCGCACCAATCGCAGAGACCGTCCTGCTGCCCGGTGACCCACTGCGCGCGAAGTTCATTGCTGATAACTTCCTCGAAGACACCGTCCAATTCAACGAGATCCGCAATATGCTGGGCTTTACCGGCACCTATAACGGCAAGCCAGTATCCGTCATGGGAACCGGCATGGGCATCCCGTCCATCGGTATTTACTCCTGGGAGCTCATCCACAAGTTCGGTGCGAAAAAGCTCATCCGCGTCGGCTCTATCGGCGCGATGCAAGAGGACATCGAATTGCACGATGTCATCGTTGCTTCCTCTGCCTCCACCGATTCCAACTTCTTGTCCCAGTATGACCTGCCAGGCACCTACGCCCCCACCGCATCGTGGAAACTGCTTAAAGCGTTGGTGGATGAATCCGAGAAGCAGAACCAGCACATCCACGTGGGCAATATCTTG
This is a stretch of genomic DNA from Corynebacterium accolens. It encodes these proteins:
- the deoD gene encoding purine-nucleoside phosphorylase; translated protein: MSATDISTPHINPHGAPIAETVLLPGDPLRAKFIADNFLEDTVQFNEIRNMLGFTGTYNGKPVSVMGTGMGIPSIGIYSWELIHKFGAKKLIRVGSIGAMQEDIELHDVIVASSASTDSNFLSQYDLPGTYAPTASWKLLKALVDESEKQNQHIHVGNILSSDIFYNMDQTVNDRWAHMGVLGVEMESAALYATAAEAGVDALGLFTVSDNIVTGKQLSAEDRQTAFRTMVELALPLNALD